A stretch of the Haloarcula ordinaria genome encodes the following:
- a CDS encoding glutathione S-transferase N-terminal domain-containing protein, whose amino-acid sequence MSEPDITLYRLQACPYCERVVRRLNQYDLDYRSRFIEPMHSDRDVVKRLSGKRTVPAIVDENTGVTMSESANIVEYLDNTYGEEGAA is encoded by the coding sequence ATGAGCGAGCCCGACATCACACTGTACCGACTGCAGGCCTGTCCGTATTGTGAGCGCGTCGTCCGGCGCCTGAACCAGTACGACCTCGACTACCGCTCGCGGTTCATCGAGCCGATGCACTCGGACCGGGACGTCGTCAAGCGACTCTCAGGGAAGCGGACGGTCCCGGCCATCGTCGACGAGAACACCGGTGTCACGATGAGCGAGAGCGCCAACATCGTCGAGTACCTTGACAACACGTACGGCGAGGAGGGGGCCGCCTGA